GTCATCAGCCGGAGATAGGTCCGGCCACTCAGCGTGCTTTCAAACGCAAAATCCTCGCGCGCTTTCACTAACCGATCGAGTTCCGTGAGCACAAGACGCCCTCCTTGTCTCGCCGCCAGTTCTGGCCGGAGCGGAGAGAGGCCGCTGGCAATCAGATCCGCATTCACAAAGCGAATGACGCCCGCTTCACGCGGCAAGTATTCACGCGCAAACGTAGTCTTCCCGGCTCCGTTCGGCCCGGCAATGACAATACATCGTGGTGTTCGCTGCGATC
This genomic stretch from Nitrospira sp. harbors:
- a CDS encoding zeta toxin family protein; amino-acid sequence: MKSRSQRTPRCIVIAGPNGAGKTTFAREYLPREAGVIRFVNADLIASGLSPLRPELAARQGGRLVLTELDRLVKAREDFAFESTLSGRTYLRLMTRWKARGYRIEVVFLSLPSVELALQRIAARVRQGGHDVPRADVIRRFKRSWVNFHSVYRTVADTWAVYDNSGDTPQLLEVGP